One window from the genome of Anolis sagrei isolate rAnoSag1 chromosome 4, rAnoSag1.mat, whole genome shotgun sequence encodes:
- the VAMP4 gene encoding vesicle-associated membrane protein 4: MPPKFKRHLNDDDVTGSVKSERRNLLEEDSDEEEDFFLRGPSGPKFGPKNEKIRHVQNQVDEVIDVMQENITKVIERGERLDDLQDKSESLSDNATAFSNRSKQLRRQMWWRGCKMKAIVALVAVVVLLVIIVPIILKYHT; encoded by the exons ATGCCTCCAAAATTCAAGCGGCAcctcaatgatgatgatgttactgGGTCAGTAAAAAGTGAGAGG aGAAACCTCCTTGAGGAAGATTCTGATGAAGAGGAGGACTTTTTTTT GAGAGGGCCATCGGGCCCAAAGTTTGGGCCAAAGAATGAAAAGATCAGGCA TGTTCAAAACCAGGTTGATGAAGTTATTGATGTCATGCAAGAGAACATCACCAAGGTGATAGAAAGGGGAGAACGGCTGGATGATTTGCAGGATAAGTCAG AAAGCTTATCAGACAATGCAACAGCTTTTAGCAACCGATCCAAACAGCTCCGAAGACAAATGTGGTGGCGAGGCTGCAAG ATGAAGGCTATTGTGGCTCTAGTTGCTGTTGTTGTCCTGCTAGTGATTATTG ttcccatcatcctcaaATACCACACTTGA
- the ITPA gene encoding inosine triphosphate pyrophosphatase has translation MASAGRTVVLVTGNAKKLEEVIQILGDSFPGKLVAKKIDLPEYQGEPDDISIQKCQEAAKQIQGPVIVEDTCLCFNALGGLPGPYIKWFLEKLHPEGLYKLLAGFEDKSAYALCTFAFSTGNPKDKVKLFKGQTHGHIVDPRGPRDFGWDPCFQPEGYDKTYAELPKSVKNTISHRYKALKELSTYFAEQNNSTEATSGFS, from the exons GTGATTCAGATCCTAGGTGATTCCTTTCCCGGCAAACTGGTTGCAAAAAAAATAGACT TGCCTGAGTACCAAGGGGAGCCTGATGACATTTCTATCCAGAAGTGCCAAGAAGCAGCTAAACAG ATTCAGGGACCAGTTATAGTAGAAGATACTTGCTTGTGTTTTAATGCTCTTGGAGGACTCCCAGGGCCATATAT CAAATGGTTCCTAGAGAAATTACATCCAGAAG GTCTCTACAAACTATTAGCTGGATTTGAAGACAAGTCTGCGTATGCTCTCTGCACCTTTGCTTTCAGCACTGGAAATCCAAAGGACAAAGTGAAGCTATTCAAAGGCCAGACTCAT GGACATATAGTTGATCCAAGAGGACCTAGAGACTTTGGATGGGATCCATGCTTCCAGCCAGAGGGTTATGACAAGAC GTATGCTGAATTACCTAAGTCTGTGAAAAACACTATCTCTCATCGTTacaaagcactgaaagagttgtCTACATATTTTGCTGAACAGAACAATTCAACAGAGGCCACATCTGGCTTCAGTTAG